The following are encoded together in the Lathyrus oleraceus cultivar Zhongwan6 chromosome 3, CAAS_Psat_ZW6_1.0, whole genome shotgun sequence genome:
- the LOC127125954 gene encoding mediator of RNA polymerase II transcription subunit 21, whose product LNPNYHEPPPAQPTEDEANFSEEPKLMSASLVKAAKQFDALVASLPISETGEEVQLKRIAELQAENDAIGQELQKQLEAAEKELNQVQELYSQATDNCLNLKKPDIS is encoded by the coding sequence TTACCATGAACCACCACCTGCACAGCCTACGGAGGATGAGGCAAACTTTTCTGAAGAACCAAAGCTGATGAGTGCTTCTTTGGTGAAAGCTGCTAAGCAGTTTGATGCATTGGTTGCATCGCTTCCAATATCCGAGACAGGTGAAGAGGTACAACTTAAGCGGATTGCAGAACTTCAAGCTGAAAATGATGCAATAGGCCAAGAACTTCAGAAGCAATTGGAAGCTGCGGAGAAAGAATTAAATCAAGTTCAAGAGTTGTATAGCCAAGCAACAGATAATTGTTTGAACTTGAAGAAACCGGATATCAGTTAG